A single region of the Sorghum bicolor cultivar BTx623 chromosome 9, Sorghum_bicolor_NCBIv3, whole genome shotgun sequence genome encodes:
- the LOC8065946 gene encoding abscisic acid receptor PYL8 yields the protein MVGLVGGSTARAEHVVANAGGETEYVRRLHRHAPAEHQCTSTLVKHIKAPVHLVWELVRSFDQPQRYKPFVRNCVVRGDQLEVGSVRDVNVKTGLPATTSTERLEQLDDDLHILGVKFVGGDHRLQNYSSIITVHPESIDGRPGTLVIESFVVDVPDGNTKDETCYFVEAVIKCNLKSLAEVSEQLAVEPPTSPIDQ from the exons ATGGTGGGTCTCGTCGGCGGCAGCACGGCGCGGGCGGAGCACGTCGTGGCCAACGCCGGAGGGGAGACGGAGTACGTGCGCCGCCTCCACCGCCACGCGCCCGCCGAGCACCAGTGCACCTCCACCCTCGTCAAGCACATCAAGGCCCCCGTCCACCTC GTGTGGGAGCTGGTGCGGAGCTTCGACCAGCCGCAGCGGTACAAGCCGTTCGTCAGAAACTGCGTCGTGCGTGGGGACCAGCTCGAGGTCGGCAGTGTGCGCGACGTCAACGTCAAGACCGGCCTGCCGGCGACAACAAGCACCGAGCGCCTCGAGCAGCTGGACGACGATCTGCACATACTCGGCGTCAAGTTCGTCGGCGGGGACCACCGCCTCCAG AACTACTCATCCATCATAACAGTCCACCCGGAGAGCATTGACGGGAGACCAGGTACCCTTGTGATCGAGTCCTTCGTGGTCGACGTACCTGATGGCAACACAAAGGATGAGACATGCTACTTCGTCGAGGCTGTGATCAAGTGCAACCTCAAATCTCTCGCAGAGGTATCCGAGCAGCTAGCAGTTGAGCCACCTACATCGCCAATCGATCAGTGA